In Oryza sativa Japonica Group chromosome 11, ASM3414082v1, the following are encoded in one genomic region:
- the LOC4350695 gene encoding uncharacterized protein codes for MLRRACTRVVVGGRRRAPMASSLLSSAASGLPPKPQPPSSTPPSSASARPRGFRRFMLARAAAGRDPEPPPLPEGTEKRSLAVRTGEVFLGLAALLVRAGRGGGAAVEEVEAKDGVVWEQRPEDVEAERRRRELTGPGFSFSAAGLLFPYHIGVAQCLIDRGYLTERTPLAGSSAGAIICAVIASGNTMRDALQVTKDLADNCRSNGTAFRLGAVLKDVLDRFLPDDVHIRCNGRIRVAITQLSWRPRGLLVDQFDSKDDVISAVITSSFIPGYLAPRPATFFRNRLCIDGGLTLFMPPTSASETVRICAFPASRLGLQGIGISPDCNPENRASPRQLFNWALEPAEDEVLDKLYELGYLDAAVWADQNQVELIVKNEQPLRVTD; via the exons ATGCTTCGCCGCGCGTGCACAcgtgtcgtcgtcggcggccgccggcgagcccccatggcctcctccctcctctcctccgccgcctccggcctccCTCCCAAGCCGCAGCCACCTTCCTccacccctccctcctccgcctccgcgcggccgCGGGGCTTCCGTCGCTTCatgctcgcccgcgccgccgcgggccgcgacccggagccgccgccgctgcccgagggGACCGAGAAGAGGTCGCTCGCGGTGAGGACGGGGGAGGTGTTCCTGGGGCTGGCGGCGCTGCTggtgcgcgcggggaggggcgggggggcggcggtggaggaggtggaggcgaagGACGGGGTGGTGTGGGAGCAGCGGCCCGAGGAcgtggaggcggagcggcggcggcgggagctgacCGGCCCCGGGTTCAGCTTCTCCGCCGCCGGGCTGCTCTTCCCCTACCACATCGGCGTCGCGCAGTGCCTCATCGACAGGGGCTACCTCACG GAAAGAACTCCGTTAGCTGGTTCATCAGCTGGTGCCATAATCTGTGCAGTGATTGCATCTGGGAACACGATGCGAGATGCTTTGCAAGTGACCAAGGATCTAGCTGATAACTGTCGGAGCAATGGGACAGCCTTTCGCCTTGGG GCTGTACTCAAGGATGTTCTAGACAGGTTTCTCCCAGATGATGTGCACATTAGGTGCAACGGAAGGATCCGTG TTGCTATTACTCAGCTGTCCTGGAGGCCTAGGGGCTTACTGGTTGACCAATTTGACTCAAAAGATGATGTAATCAGTGCAGTTATTACATCCTCTTTTATTCCTGG ATATTTAGCTCCCAGGCCTGCAACTTTCTTCCGGAACAGGCTGTGCATTGATGGGGGCCTTACGTTGTTTATGCCACCAACTTCTGCTTCCGAAACA GTTCGAATTTGTGCTTTCCCAGCCAGTCGACTAGGATTGCAAGGGATTGGTATTAGTCCAGACTGCAATCCGGAGAACAGAGCTAGCCCCCGACAG CTGTTTAACTGGGCTCTGGAACCCGCCGAAGACGAGGTTCTAGACAAATTATATGAGCTTGGGTATCTGGATGCAGCTGTATGGGCTGACCAGAATCAAGTTGAGTTGATTGTGAAGAATGAACAGCCACTCCGCGTCACAGATTGA
- the LOC4350698 gene encoding adagio-like protein 3 isoform X1: MVVSEIRRCLNEGIEFQGELLNFRKDGAPLYNRLRLIPMHGDDGFVTHVIGIQLFSEANIDLSNVSYPVYKQQSNHRPNIQEINPASHEHIPKIQSSEYCCILQLSDEVLAHNILSRLSPRDVASIGSVCTRMHELTKNDHLRKMVCQNAWGRDVTVRLEMSTKMLGWGRLARELTTLEAASWRKFTVGGRVEPSRCNFSACAVGNRLVLFGGEGVNMQPMDDTFVLNLESAKPEWRRVKVSASPPGRWGHTLSWLNGSWLVVFGGCGQQGLLNDVFVLDLDAKQPTWREVASEGPPLPRSWHSSCTLDGSKLVVSGGCTESGVLLSDTFLLDLTKEKPAWKEIPTSWSPPSRLGHTLSVFGKTKLFMFGGLAKSGSLRLRSCDAYTMDAGEDSPQWRQLATTGFPSIGPPPRLDHVAVSLPCGRIIIFGGSIAGLHSPSQLFLLDPAEEKPTWRILNVPGQPPKFAWGHSTCVVGGTRVLVLGGHTGEEWILNELHELCLASRPDEDE, translated from the coding sequence ATGGTTGTTTCAGAGATCCGGCGATGCTTGAATGAGGGAATTGAGTTCCAAGGTGAGCTATTGAATTTTCGGAAGGACGGTGCTCCACTGTACAACAGGCTAAGGCTCATTCCAATGCATGGGGATGATGGTTTTGTGACTCACGTCATTGGAATCCAGTTGTTCTCTGAAGCTAACATTGATCTTAGCAATGTATCATATCCAGTGTATAAACAACAGTCCAACCACAGACCCAACATTCAAGAGATCAACCCTGCTTCTCATGAACATATTCCTAAGATTCAAAGTTCCGAGTACTGCTGCATCCTCCAGCTCTCAGATGAAGTTCTGGCGCACAACATATTGTCTCGCTTATCGCCAAGAGATGTTGCATCCATCGGATCAGTCTGCACTAGAATGCATGAGTTGACCAAGAATGATCACCTGAGAAAGATGGTATGTCAAAACGCGTGGGGAAGAGACGTCACTGTGAGGCTTGAGATGAGCACCAAGATGTTAGGATGGGGTCGTCTTGCAAGAGAGCTTACAACCCTTGAGGCAGCTTCATGGAGGAAGTTTACAGTTGGAGGTCGTGTTGAGCCTTCCCGTTGCAACTTCAGTGCCTGTGCTGTTGGTAATCGCCTTGTCCTGTTTGGAGGTGAAGGAGTCAACATGCAGCCAATGGATGATACCTTTGTGCTCAACCTGGAATCTGCAAAGCCTGAATGGCGCCGTGTCAAAGTTTCAGCTTCTCCACCCGGCCGGTGGGGGCACACTCTCTCATGGCTGAATGGCTCATGGCTAGTGGTCTTTGGAGGCTGTGGACAGCAAGGTTTGCTCAATGATGTCTTTGTCCTTGACCTTGATGCCAAGCAGCCCACCTGGAGGGAGGTTGCAAGCGAGGGCCCACCATTGCCGAGGTCATGGCACAGTTCATGTACCCTGGATGGATCAAAGCTTGTTGTCTCAGGGGGGTGCACTGAATCCGGTGTGCTCCTCAGTGACACATTCCTGCTTGACCTCACCAAGGAAAAACCAGCATGGAAGGAGATCCCAACATCCTGGTCACCACCATCCCGCCTCGGCCACACCTTGTCCGTCTTTGGTAAGACCAAACTCTTCATGTTTGGTGGGTTGGCAAAGAGCGGCTCTCTCCGGCTACGCTCCTGTGATGCCTACACTATGGACGCTGGTGAAGACAGCCCACAATGGAGGCAACTGGCGACAACCGGGTTCCCGAGCATCGGTCCACCTCCGAGGCTCGATCATGTCGCGGTCAGCCTCCCCTGTGGACGGATAATCATATTCGGTGGCTCCATCGCTGGGCTGCACTCGCCCTCACAGCTGTTCCTCCTCGACCCAGCGGAGGAGAAGCCGACATGGAGGATTTTGAACGTCCCTGGCCAGCCACCCAAGTTCGCCTGGGGTCATAGCACATGCGTGGTTGGCGGCACCAGGGTTCTTGTCCTGGGTGGCCACACTGGGGAGGAGTGGATTCTCAATGAGCTCCATGAGCTGTGCCTCGCGAGCAGGCCCGACGAAGATGAGTGA
- the LOC4350696 gene encoding probable glycosyltransferase 6 isoform X2, which translates to MAASETAPFGVSAASKGGGGVAGARAQHGQLAVAGRVHDALVFAAGAVAAVLVLLATASFLSPMPVTNLVAFRSLPVSVASTSAASAAIDADVGVRGGPGAAGRTFYDDSRVSYAVEVGRRGGITGWDARRAAWMRLRYPRGLNATAAGRERVVMVSGSQAPPCRGEGGDHLLFRFLKNKVDYCRLHGVELLYNNALLQPRMLAYWAKIPAVRAAMLAHPDAEWVWWVDADAVFTDMDFSLPLHKYKDHNLVVYGWNKEVYGERSWVGLNAGVFLIRNCQWSLDFMDAWARMGPASPEYARWGSVLHDTLRGKSDKESDDQSALVYLLSEHEEKWGAKTYLEKGYFFQGYWVEVVDRLDDIAARYEAAERRPSAAAAHLRRRHAEREHERYAAARNAAVRGAVPGPAGGGQSGWRRPFVTHFTGCQPCGGEPNKIYSKKSCADGMNRALNFADDQVLRNYGYRHKDPLSDEG; encoded by the exons ATGGCGGCATCGGAGACCGCGCCGTTCGGCGTCTCGGCGGCAtccaagggcggcggcggggtggcgggGGCGAGGGCGCAGCACGGGCAACTGGCGGTGGCGGGGCGGGTGCACGACGCGCTCGTCttcgcggcgggcgcggtggcggcggtgctcgtGCTGCTGGCCACGGCGTCGTTCCTGTCGCCCATGCCCGTCACGAACCTCGTCGCGTTCCGCTCCCTCCCGGTGTCGGTCGCCTCCacgtccgccgcctccgcggcgaTCGACGCCGATGTCGGCGTACGCGGCGGGCCGGGCGCGGCGGGGAGGACGTTCTACGACGACTCGAGGGTGTCGTACGCCGTGGAGGTCGGGCGGCGTGGGGGGATCACCGGGTGGGacgcgaggcgggcggcgtggaTGCGACTGCGGTACCCGCGCGGGCTcaacgcgacggcggcggggagggagcGGGTGGTGATGGTGTCCGGCTCGCAGGCGCCGCCCtgccgcggcgagggcggcgaccacctcctcttccggttCCTCAAGAACAAGGTCGACTACTGCCGCCTCCACGGCGTCGAGCTCCTCTACAACAACGCGCTGCTCCAGCCCAGGATGCTCGCCTACTGGGCCAAGATCCCCGCCGTGCGCGCCGCCATGCTCGCCCACCCCGACGCCGAGTGGGTCTGGTgggtcgacgccgacgccgtctTCACCGACATGGACTTCTCCCTCCCGCTCCACAAGTACAAGGATCACAACCTCGTCGTCTATGGCTGGAACAAGGAGGTGTACGGCGAGCGCTCGTGGGTCGGGCTCAACGCCGGCGTGTTCCTCATCCGCAACTGCCAGTGGTCGCTCGACTTCATGGACGCGTGGGCGCGCATGGgccccgcctcgccggagtacGCCAGGTGGGGGAGCGTGCTCCACGACACGCTCCGGGGGAAGTCCGACAAGGAGTCCGACGACCAGTCGGCGCTCGTCTACCTCCTCTCCGAGCACGAGGAGAAATGGGGGGCCAAGACCTACCTCGAGAAGGGCTACTTCTTCCAGGGGTACTGGGTGGAGGTCGTCGACCGGCTCGACGACATCGCGGCGAGGTacgaggcggcggagcggcggccctcggcggcggcggcgcatctcCGCCGGCGGCACGCGGAGCGGGAGCACGAGCGgtacgcggcggcgaggaacgcGGCGGTGAGGGGCGCCGTCCCGggccccgccggcggcgggcagagcgggtggcggcggccgttCGTGACGCACTTCACCGGGTGCCagccgtgcggcggcgagccgaacAAGATCTACTCCAAGAAGAGCTGCGCCGACGGGATGAACCGCGCGCTCAACTTCGCCGACGACCAGGTGCTCCGGAACTACGGGTACCGCCACAAGGACCCGCTCTCCGACGAG ggctaA
- the LOC4350696 gene encoding probable glycosyltransferase 6 isoform X1, whose product MAASETAPFGVSAASKGGGGVAGARAQHGQLAVAGRVHDALVFAAGAVAAVLVLLATASFLSPMPVTNLVAFRSLPVSVASTSAASAAIDADVGVRGGPGAAGRTFYDDSRVSYAVEVGRRGGITGWDARRAAWMRLRYPRGLNATAAGRERVVMVSGSQAPPCRGEGGDHLLFRFLKNKVDYCRLHGVELLYNNALLQPRMLAYWAKIPAVRAAMLAHPDAEWVWWVDADAVFTDMDFSLPLHKYKDHNLVVYGWNKEVYGERSWVGLNAGVFLIRNCQWSLDFMDAWARMGPASPEYARWGSVLHDTLRGKSDKESDDQSALVYLLSEHEEKWGAKTYLEKGYFFQGYWVEVVDRLDDIAARYEAAERRPSAAAAHLRRRHAEREHERYAAARNAAVRGAVPGPAGGGQSGWRRPFVTHFTGCQPCGGEPNKIYSKKSCADGMNRALNFADDQVLRNYGYRHKDPLSDELRITGASRRITTKHLQLREELLQNTRSRIKPQIALLTKD is encoded by the exons ATGGCGGCATCGGAGACCGCGCCGTTCGGCGTCTCGGCGGCAtccaagggcggcggcggggtggcgggGGCGAGGGCGCAGCACGGGCAACTGGCGGTGGCGGGGCGGGTGCACGACGCGCTCGTCttcgcggcgggcgcggtggcggcggtgctcgtGCTGCTGGCCACGGCGTCGTTCCTGTCGCCCATGCCCGTCACGAACCTCGTCGCGTTCCGCTCCCTCCCGGTGTCGGTCGCCTCCacgtccgccgcctccgcggcgaTCGACGCCGATGTCGGCGTACGCGGCGGGCCGGGCGCGGCGGGGAGGACGTTCTACGACGACTCGAGGGTGTCGTACGCCGTGGAGGTCGGGCGGCGTGGGGGGATCACCGGGTGGGacgcgaggcgggcggcgtggaTGCGACTGCGGTACCCGCGCGGGCTcaacgcgacggcggcggggagggagcGGGTGGTGATGGTGTCCGGCTCGCAGGCGCCGCCCtgccgcggcgagggcggcgaccacctcctcttccggttCCTCAAGAACAAGGTCGACTACTGCCGCCTCCACGGCGTCGAGCTCCTCTACAACAACGCGCTGCTCCAGCCCAGGATGCTCGCCTACTGGGCCAAGATCCCCGCCGTGCGCGCCGCCATGCTCGCCCACCCCGACGCCGAGTGGGTCTGGTgggtcgacgccgacgccgtctTCACCGACATGGACTTCTCCCTCCCGCTCCACAAGTACAAGGATCACAACCTCGTCGTCTATGGCTGGAACAAGGAGGTGTACGGCGAGCGCTCGTGGGTCGGGCTCAACGCCGGCGTGTTCCTCATCCGCAACTGCCAGTGGTCGCTCGACTTCATGGACGCGTGGGCGCGCATGGgccccgcctcgccggagtacGCCAGGTGGGGGAGCGTGCTCCACGACACGCTCCGGGGGAAGTCCGACAAGGAGTCCGACGACCAGTCGGCGCTCGTCTACCTCCTCTCCGAGCACGAGGAGAAATGGGGGGCCAAGACCTACCTCGAGAAGGGCTACTTCTTCCAGGGGTACTGGGTGGAGGTCGTCGACCGGCTCGACGACATCGCGGCGAGGTacgaggcggcggagcggcggccctcggcggcggcggcgcatctcCGCCGGCGGCACGCGGAGCGGGAGCACGAGCGgtacgcggcggcgaggaacgcGGCGGTGAGGGGCGCCGTCCCGggccccgccggcggcgggcagagcgggtggcggcggccgttCGTGACGCACTTCACCGGGTGCCagccgtgcggcggcgagccgaacAAGATCTACTCCAAGAAGAGCTGCGCCGACGGGATGAACCGCGCGCTCAACTTCGCCGACGACCAGGTGCTCCGGAACTACGGGTACCGCCACAAGGACCCGCTCTCCGACGAG CTTCGGATCACGGGAGCTTCCAGAAGAATTACTACAAAACACCTCCAGCTTCGAGAAGAATTACTACAAAACACCCGATCCCGGATCAAGCCACAAATTGCTCTGCTGACAAAAGATTAA
- the LOC4350698 gene encoding adagio-like protein 3 isoform X2, translating into MFDAGDRGGGGGVVAVKRMKLCEEEEEEEEGMEVDEEEEEVGWVWRPPGGLAGEDEAAAWEGRAAAIVVSDAVEVDFPVIYVNAAFEAATGYRADEVLGRN; encoded by the exons atgtTTGATGCGGGGgatcgcggcggaggcggcggggtggtGGCGGTGAAGAGGATGAAGCtgtgcgaggaggaggaggaggaggaggaggggatggaggtggatgaggaggaggaggaggtggggtggGTGTGGAGGCCGCCGGGGGGGCTAGCGGGggaggatgaggcggcggcgtgggaggggagggcggcggcgatcgtGGTGTCGGACGCGGTGGAGGTGGATTTCCCGGTCATCTACGTCAACGCCGCCTTCGAGGCCGCCACGGGGTACCGCGCCGACGAGGTCCTCGGCCGCAACTG A
- the LOC4350694 gene encoding uncharacterized protein — protein sequence MFTNAQRQVERTGRHGTPRDQHLQDLVTQFQEATDEESKERIVANLANFAYDPYNYTFMRQLNILELFLDCITEPNERLIEFGIGGICNSCADPANASVITHCGGIPLVIQCLSSPVKNTVNYALGALYYLCNPSTKKDILKPEVLKAVREYAVAGDANTSFRNLANAFLDKHVNS from the exons ATGTTCACGAACGCGCAGCGGCAGGTCGAGCGGACCGGACGCCACGGCACCCCGAGAGACCAGCACCTCCAG GATCTCGTCACCCAGTTCCAGGAGGCCACGGATGAAG AGTCCAAGGAGAGAATTGTTGCAAATTTGGCGAATTTCGCATATGATCCTTATAACTACACCTTTATGCGCCAG CTAAATATCCTAGAATTGTTCTTGGACTGCATTACGGAGCCAAACGAAAGGCTTATCGAATTTGGCATCGGTGGAATCTGTAACTCTTGTGCCG ATCCAGCAAATGCTTCAGTCATTACTCATTGCGGTGGAATTCCGTTGGTCATACAATGCTTATCTAGCCCAGTGAAGAATACG GTGAACTATGCACTTGGGGCTTTATATTATCTGTGTAACCCTTCGACAAAGAAAGATATTCTGAAACCAGAAGTACTTAAGGCAGTAAGAGAGTATGCCGTGGCTGGAGATGCTAATACCAGCTTCAGAAATCTGGCAAACGCTTTCCTAGACAAGCATGTCAACTCATGA
- the LOC4350698 gene encoding adagio-like protein 3: MFDAGDRGGGGGVVAVKRMKLCEEEEEEEEGMEVDEEEEEVGWVWRPPGGLAGEDEAAAWEGRAAAIVVSDAVEVDFPVIYVNAAFEAATGYRADEVLGRNCRFLQFRDPRAQRRHPLVDPMVVSEIRRCLNEGIEFQGELLNFRKDGAPLYNRLRLIPMHGDDGFVTHVIGIQLFSEANIDLSNVSYPVYKQQSNHRPNIQEINPASHEHIPKIQSSEYCCILQLSDEVLAHNILSRLSPRDVASIGSVCTRMHELTKNDHLRKMVCQNAWGRDVTVRLEMSTKMLGWGRLARELTTLEAASWRKFTVGGRVEPSRCNFSACAVGNRLVLFGGEGVNMQPMDDTFVLNLESAKPEWRRVKVSASPPGRWGHTLSWLNGSWLVVFGGCGQQGLLNDVFVLDLDAKQPTWREVASEGPPLPRSWHSSCTLDGSKLVVSGGCTESGVLLSDTFLLDLTKEKPAWKEIPTSWSPPSRLGHTLSVFGKTKLFMFGGLAKSGSLRLRSCDAYTMDAGEDSPQWRQLATTGFPSIGPPPRLDHVAVSLPCGRIIIFGGSIAGLHSPSQLFLLDPAEEKPTWRILNVPGQPPKFAWGHSTCVVGGTRVLVLGGHTGEEWILNELHELCLASRPDEDE; this comes from the exons atgtTTGATGCGGGGgatcgcggcggaggcggcggggtggtGGCGGTGAAGAGGATGAAGCtgtgcgaggaggaggaggaggaggaggaggggatggaggtggatgaggaggaggaggaggtggggtggGTGTGGAGGCCGCCGGGGGGGCTAGCGGGggaggatgaggcggcggcgtgggaggggagggcggcggcgatcgtGGTGTCGGACGCGGTGGAGGTGGATTTCCCGGTCATCTACGTCAACGCCGCCTTCGAGGCCGCCACGGGGTACCGCGCCGACGAGGTCCTCGGCCGCAACTG CCGATTCTTACAATTCCGGGATCCACGTGCCCAAAGACGACATCCGCTTGTTGATCCCATGGTTGTTTCAGAGATCCGGCGATGCTTGAATGAGGGAATTGAGTTCCAAGGTGAGCTATTGAATTTTCGGAAGGACGGTGCTCCACTGTACAACAGGCTAAGGCTCATTCCAATGCATGGGGATGATGGTTTTGTGACTCACGTCATTGGAATCCAGTTGTTCTCTGAAGCTAACATTGATCTTAGCAATGTATCATATCCAGTGTATAAACAACAGTCCAACCACAGACCCAACATTCAAGAGATCAACCCTGCTTCTCATGAACATATTCCTAAGATTCAAAGTTCCGAGTACTGCTGCATCCTCCAGCTCTCAGATGAAGTTCTGGCGCACAACATATTGTCTCGCTTATCGCCAAGAGATGTTGCATCCATCGGATCAGTCTGCACTAGAATGCATGAGTTGACCAAGAATGATCACCTGAGAAAGATGGTATGTCAAAACGCGTGGGGAAGAGACGTCACTGTGAGGCTTGAGATGAGCACCAAGATGTTAGGATGGGGTCGTCTTGCAAGAGAGCTTACAACCCTTGAGGCAGCTTCATGGAGGAAGTTTACAGTTGGAGGTCGTGTTGAGCCTTCCCGTTGCAACTTCAGTGCCTGTGCTGTTGGTAATCGCCTTGTCCTGTTTGGAGGTGAAGGAGTCAACATGCAGCCAATGGATGATACCTTTGTGCTCAACCTGGAATCTGCAAAGCCTGAATGGCGCCGTGTCAAAGTTTCAGCTTCTCCACCCGGCCGGTGGGGGCACACTCTCTCATGGCTGAATGGCTCATGGCTAGTGGTCTTTGGAGGCTGTGGACAGCAAGGTTTGCTCAATGATGTCTTTGTCCTTGACCTTGATGCCAAGCAGCCCACCTGGAGGGAGGTTGCAAGCGAGGGCCCACCATTGCCGAGGTCATGGCACAGTTCATGTACCCTGGATGGATCAAAGCTTGTTGTCTCAGGGGGGTGCACTGAATCCGGTGTGCTCCTCAGTGACACATTCCTGCTTGACCTCACCAAGGAAAAACCAGCATGGAAGGAGATCCCAACATCCTGGTCACCACCATCCCGCCTCGGCCACACCTTGTCCGTCTTTGGTAAGACCAAACTCTTCATGTTTGGTGGGTTGGCAAAGAGCGGCTCTCTCCGGCTACGCTCCTGTGATGCCTACACTATGGACGCTGGTGAAGACAGCCCACAATGGAGGCAACTGGCGACAACCGGGTTCCCGAGCATCGGTCCACCTCCGAGGCTCGATCATGTCGCGGTCAGCCTCCCCTGTGGACGGATAATCATATTCGGTGGCTCCATCGCTGGGCTGCACTCGCCCTCACAGCTGTTCCTCCTCGACCCAGCGGAGGAGAAGCCGACATGGAGGATTTTGAACGTCCCTGGCCAGCCACCCAAGTTCGCCTGGGGTCATAGCACATGCGTGGTTGGCGGCACCAGGGTTCTTGTCCTGGGTGGCCACACTGGGGAGGAGTGGATTCTCAATGAGCTCCATGAGCTGTGCCTCGCGAGCAGGCCCGACGAAGATGAGTGA
- the LOC4350697 gene encoding 14-3-3-like protein GF14-D, with amino-acid sequence MSPAEPTREESVYKAKLAEQAERYEEMVEYMERVARAAGGASGGEELTVEERNLLSVAYKNVIGARRASWRIISSIEQKEEGRGNDAHAATIRSYRGKIEAELARICDGILALLDSHLVPSAGAAESKVFYLKMKGDYHRYLAEFKSGDERKQAAESTMNAYKAAQDIALADLAPTHPIRLGLALNFSVFYYEILNSPDRACNLAKQAFDEAISELDSLGEESYKDSTLIMQLLRDNLTLWTSDANDDGGDEIKEAAAPKEPGDQ; translated from the exons ATGTCGCCGGCGGAGCCGACGAGGGAGGAGAGCGTGTACAAGGCGAAGCTGGCGGAGCAGGCGGAGCGGTACGAGGAGATGGTGGAGTACATGGAGCgcgtggcgcgcgcggcggggggCGCCTCCGGCGGGGAGGAGCTCACGGTGGAGGAGCGGAACCTGCTGTCCGTGGCGTACAAGAACGTCATCGGCGCCCGCCGCGCGTCGTGGCGGATCATCTCGTCGATCGAGCAGAAGGAGGAGGGCCGCGGGAACGACGCCCACGCCGCCACCATCCGCTCCTACAGGGGCAAGATCGAGGCCGAGCTCGCCCGCATCTGCGACGGCATCCTGGCCCTGCTCGACTCCCACCTCGtcccctccgccggcgccgccgagtcCAAGGTCTTCTACCTCAAGATGAAGGGCGACTACCACAG GTACCTTGCGGAGTTTAAGTCTGGCGACGAGAGGAAGCAGGCTGCGGAGAGCACCATGAATGCATACAAGGCTGCTCAG GACATTGCTCTCGCAGATTTGGCTCCGACCCACCCCATAAGGCTTGGGCTTGCACTCAACTTTTCAGTGTTCTACTATGAGATCTTGAACTCCCCTGACCGTGCCTGCAACCTCGCGAAGCAG GCGTTTGATGAGGCCATATCAGAACTGGACAGCCTTGGTGAAGAATCCTACAAGGACAGCACTTTGATCATGCAGCTCCTGCGTGACAACTTGACTCTGTGGACTTCAGATGCCAAT GATGATGGTGGTGACGAAATCAAGGAAGCCGCAGCTCCAAAAGAGCCTGGGGATCAGTGA
- the LOC107276155 gene encoding probable phospholipase A2 homolog 2 → MGDAQRRQLLLVALMLAAAADHSLAGFFGGAPPASGPAAAAADNDEKCSRTCESEHCLGTYAQAPLMRYGKYCGVSYTGCPGEAPCDALDACCMLHDACVQATDNDYLNMLCNQSLLDCVAAVRSPAARIRTFEGNQCNVTDVADEITSLVEAAVFAKRILHRP, encoded by the exons ATGGGTGACGCCCAGCGGCGGCAGCTTCTCCTCGTCGCCCtcatgctcgccgccgccgcagaccaCTCGCTGGCCGGCTTcttcggcggcgcgccgccggcgtctggtcccgccgccgccgccgccgacaacgaCGAG AAGTGCAGCCGGACGTGCGAGTCGGAGCACTGCCTGGGCACGtatgcac AGGCGCCGTTGATGCGGTACGGCAAGTACTGCGGCGTGTCGTACACCGGGTGCCCCGGCGAGGCCCCCTGCGACGCCCTCGACGCCTGCTGCATGCTCCACGACGCATGTGTCCAGGCCACCGACA ATGACTACCTCAACATGCTGTGCAACCAGAGCCTGCTGGActgcgtggcggcggtgaggtcgccggcggcgaggatcaGGACGTTCGAGGGGAACCAGTGCAACGTGACGGACGTCGCCGACGAGATCACGTCGCTCGTCGAGGCCGCCGTCTTCGCCAAGAGGATCCTGCATAGGCCGTAG